One stretch of Variovorax sp. 54 DNA includes these proteins:
- a CDS encoding helix-turn-helix transcriptional regulator yields the protein MEENDKPVQAPVGTGAAIPLSLSEFSELVRLVYHGSTETVPWQSLLSEVGRLLDANWVTLVLRRPVIDRYGLVLVWKQGFPVRIATAYDQYACAIDPFVNLPLDRVLSLDEVINEADLKACEFYKQFLEPENIGQMLGFDFHASGNAQPHTLPHDGGILDCHFRICRPDTQTRFSNTDRELLKILLPHLKLAVHLHSQGDVLETERELYAGTVDRMQLGMVILDEAGKLLKMTTIASEILKENDGLGMSQGAIKADYRQGDRELQQLITEALSTATKWKPAVAAALAITRPSGRAKLGVIVRAIPLNAWSEGKRRPSVAVMIRDPERKSEASHEIMRNLFDLTPAEAALAMQLANGQTLEEASEELGIRKNTARAHLRSIFSKTGVTRQTMLVRLILSSLSMG from the coding sequence GTGGAAGAAAACGACAAGCCTGTGCAGGCGCCGGTGGGCACGGGCGCTGCCATTCCTCTTTCGCTGTCGGAATTCAGCGAACTGGTGCGCCTGGTCTATCACGGCTCGACCGAAACCGTGCCCTGGCAGAGTCTGCTCAGCGAGGTCGGGCGCCTGCTGGACGCCAACTGGGTCACCCTGGTCCTTCGCCGGCCGGTCATCGACCGCTACGGGCTGGTGCTGGTCTGGAAGCAGGGATTTCCGGTCCGCATCGCCACCGCCTACGACCAGTACGCCTGCGCCATCGACCCCTTCGTGAACCTGCCGCTGGACCGCGTGCTCAGCCTCGACGAAGTGATCAACGAGGCCGACCTCAAGGCCTGCGAGTTCTACAAGCAGTTCCTGGAGCCGGAGAACATCGGCCAGATGCTGGGCTTCGACTTCCATGCCTCCGGGAACGCCCAGCCTCACACCTTGCCCCACGACGGCGGCATCCTGGATTGCCACTTCCGGATCTGCCGCCCGGACACGCAGACGCGCTTCTCGAACACCGACCGCGAACTGCTCAAGATCCTGCTGCCGCACCTGAAGCTCGCGGTGCATCTGCACTCGCAGGGCGACGTGCTGGAGACCGAACGCGAGCTCTACGCGGGCACGGTCGACCGCATGCAGCTGGGCATGGTGATCCTGGACGAGGCCGGCAAGCTCCTGAAGATGACGACGATCGCCTCCGAGATCCTCAAGGAGAACGACGGCCTCGGGATGTCGCAAGGCGCCATCAAGGCCGACTACCGCCAGGGGGACCGCGAGCTGCAGCAACTGATCACCGAGGCGCTGTCGACCGCGACCAAGTGGAAGCCCGCCGTGGCCGCGGCCCTGGCCATCACCCGGCCGTCAGGTCGCGCCAAGCTCGGCGTGATCGTGCGCGCGATCCCGCTGAACGCCTGGTCCGAAGGCAAGCGCCGCCCCTCGGTCGCCGTGATGATCCGCGACCCGGAGCGCAAGTCCGAGGCCTCGCACGAGATCATGCGCAACCTCTTCGACCTCACGCCGGCCGAGGCCGCGCTGGCGATGCAGCTGGCCAACGGCCAGACGCTGGAAGAGGCCTCCGAAGAACTCGGCATCCGCAAGAACACCGCGCGCGCGCATCTGCGCTCCATCTTCTCGAAGACCGGCGTGACCCGACAGACCATGCTGGTGCGGTTGATTCTCAGCAGCTTGTCGATGGGATGA
- a CDS encoding tyrosine-type recombinase/integrase: protein MAKLTVRAIDTARPKGKPYKLTVDTGLYIRVALDGEKRWLIKYVVDGKQREARLPKPYGNSGAGFMTLSAATAENARIQALARDGIDFQVQAAEAKDAAALEAKRTKVLDASVQEMFDAWLADGVTRKDGNSELRRSFEKDVLPSIGSKRVKDVTEHHLRALLRAMVQRGVARMTTRVYNDLVQMFSWAEKRQPWRTLMIEGNPANLLEIDRILPLGSTANAERSRIFSPDEIRELRDIFSTMDAVYESAPDKRAASKPLKTETRIAMWLCLATACRIGELLQAKWEHLDLNAGMWRIPVENTKKTNGEQQDHIVYLSDFASRQFKSLYEITGEDSKWCFPARSAIAGEQHVCVKSTSKQIGDRQMQFKKRKPLKNRKNDNSLVLAKGKTGEWTPHDLRRTAATLMQSLGVSLDVIDRCQNHVIAGSKVRRHYLHYDYASEKTEAWKQLGQKIELILSETAASSSKKEYGELLPSSIDKQAFSTREATV, encoded by the coding sequence ATGGCAAAGCTAACAGTTCGAGCGATAGACACGGCACGGCCCAAGGGCAAGCCGTACAAACTCACGGTGGATACGGGGCTCTACATCCGGGTAGCGCTCGACGGGGAAAAGCGTTGGCTTATCAAGTACGTCGTGGACGGCAAACAGCGCGAAGCACGCCTTCCGAAGCCCTACGGAAATAGCGGCGCAGGATTCATGACGCTAAGTGCAGCGACCGCCGAAAACGCGAGGATTCAGGCACTGGCTCGTGATGGCATCGATTTTCAGGTGCAAGCGGCCGAAGCCAAAGATGCAGCAGCGCTCGAAGCCAAGCGAACGAAGGTACTGGATGCGAGCGTGCAAGAAATGTTCGACGCTTGGTTGGCCGATGGCGTAACGCGCAAGGATGGCAACTCAGAGCTGCGTCGCTCATTCGAGAAGGATGTGCTGCCGAGCATCGGCAGCAAGCGCGTGAAAGACGTGACTGAACATCATCTTCGCGCCCTGCTCCGGGCGATGGTGCAACGTGGCGTGGCTCGCATGACTACACGCGTCTACAACGATCTGGTCCAGATGTTTTCTTGGGCTGAAAAGCGTCAGCCGTGGCGCACCTTGATGATCGAAGGCAACCCAGCCAATCTGCTCGAAATCGATCGCATCCTGCCGCTCGGCTCAACGGCGAACGCCGAGCGTAGCCGCATCTTTTCGCCTGATGAGATTCGAGAACTGCGCGATATTTTTTCCACAATGGACGCGGTCTACGAATCAGCACCGGATAAGAGAGCGGCGTCAAAACCACTCAAGACTGAGACAAGAATCGCAATGTGGTTGTGTCTAGCCACTGCCTGCCGCATTGGCGAGCTACTCCAAGCCAAGTGGGAACATCTCGATCTCAACGCCGGTATGTGGCGGATTCCCGTGGAAAACACCAAAAAGACAAATGGAGAGCAGCAAGATCACATCGTCTACCTGTCCGACTTTGCAAGTCGGCAATTCAAATCCCTCTACGAGATCACAGGCGAGGATTCGAAGTGGTGCTTTCCGGCTCGCAGCGCAATCGCGGGCGAACAGCATGTGTGTGTCAAATCAACCTCAAAGCAAATTGGGGATCGACAGATGCAGTTCAAGAAGCGCAAGCCGCTGAAGAACCGCAAGAATGACAACTCCCTCGTGCTCGCCAAGGGAAAGACCGGTGAATGGACGCCGCATGATCTCCGTCGAACCGCTGCAACCCTCATGCAGTCACTGGGGGTGTCACTCGATGTCATCGACCGGTGCCAAAACCACGTCATTGCTGGGAGCAAAGTGCGACGTCATTACCTACACTATGACTACGCCAGTGAAAAGACAGAAGCCTGGAAGCAGCTTGGACAAAAGATCGAACTGATACTCTCCGAAACTGCCGCCTCATCTTCTAAAAAGGAGTATGGCGAATTGCTCCCAAGCTCCATCGATAAGCAAGCATTTTCGACAAGGGAGGCAACGGTCTAG
- a CDS encoding SDR family oxidoreductase, translating into MKICEQRTVIITGAGGGLGRAYALAFAEAGAQVVVNDIRLDAAQEVADTIAAAGGQALANGGDIVTMRGAQDIVAQAIARFGDVHVLVNNAGNLRDRMFVSMDDEDWDEVMRVHLRGHFCLSNTLARHWRDRKKAGASVDARIINTSSGAGLQGSVGQSNYSCAKAGIAALTLVQAAELRRYDISVNALAPAARTAMTQSTQAMAARVQVPTDDSFDFWDPANVASLVVFLGSPLSAHITGRVFEASGGQVSLSDGWRVGALRDKGARWDPAELGPVIDALIAEAATPQPVYGA; encoded by the coding sequence CGGGCGCCGGCGGCGGCCTGGGCCGTGCCTACGCATTGGCCTTTGCCGAGGCCGGCGCCCAGGTCGTGGTCAACGACATCCGCCTCGATGCGGCACAAGAAGTTGCCGACACCATCGCGGCGGCCGGCGGCCAGGCACTGGCCAACGGCGGCGACATCGTCACGATGCGGGGCGCGCAGGACATCGTCGCGCAGGCCATCGCGCGCTTCGGCGACGTGCACGTCCTCGTCAACAACGCCGGCAACCTGCGCGACCGCATGTTCGTCAGCATGGACGACGAAGACTGGGACGAGGTCATGCGCGTTCACCTGCGCGGCCACTTCTGCCTGTCCAACACGCTGGCGCGCCACTGGCGAGACCGCAAGAAGGCCGGCGCGTCGGTGGACGCTCGCATCATCAACACCAGCTCGGGCGCAGGCCTGCAGGGCTCGGTGGGCCAGTCGAACTACAGCTGCGCCAAGGCCGGCATTGCCGCACTGACGCTGGTGCAGGCGGCCGAGCTGCGGCGCTACGACATCAGCGTCAACGCCCTGGCACCGGCGGCCCGCACCGCCATGACCCAGAGCACGCAGGCGATGGCCGCCAGGGTGCAGGTCCCCACCGACGACAGCTTCGACTTCTGGGACCCGGCCAACGTCGCCTCGCTGGTGGTGTTCCTGGGCAGCCCGCTGTCCGCGCACATCACGGGACGCGTCTTCGAAGCCTCCGGCGGGCAGGTGTCGCTGTCCGACGGCTGGCGCGTGGGCGCGCTGCGCGACAAGGGCGCGCGCTGGGACCCGGCCGAACTCGGGCCGGTGATCGACGCGCTGATCGCCGAGGCTGCAACGCCGCAACCGGTGTACGGCGCATGA
- a CDS encoding acyl-CoA dehydrogenase family protein: MSGYVDFSLSADQRMIRDAAADFLAAQSPSGAVRQAMESERGFDPALWTRMGVEMGWCALPIAEACGGLALSWVEVALLLEQMGRRLVCSPYFATVCLAATALQESGNATACAAWLPRIADGTLRATLAFGETGIGWDPARVTAIARRTDSGFVLEGSFRHVPDGAQAEVLLVPALLDQSPALFAVPAGTPGLRATEHRGMDLTRRTAEVVLPEVQLPPEALVAEGGRAATALQRTEALAAIALAAEQLGGAQQCLDLTLAYVAERVQFGRTLASFQAVKHRCAEMMVRIESTRSAVTGAARAASEADVTTAELLLEAACAKSFASDAFFFCAQEAIQLHGGVGFTWEYDPQLYFKRAQAGTQWLGTPDLLRERAAAALLGDAQHLSCTP, from the coding sequence ATGAGCGGCTATGTCGACTTCAGCCTGAGCGCGGACCAACGCATGATCCGCGACGCCGCCGCTGACTTCCTGGCGGCGCAAAGCCCGTCGGGTGCCGTGCGCCAGGCCATGGAATCCGAACGCGGCTTCGATCCCGCGCTGTGGACGCGCATGGGCGTGGAAATGGGCTGGTGTGCCCTGCCGATCGCCGAGGCCTGCGGCGGCCTGGCGCTGTCCTGGGTCGAGGTGGCGCTGCTGCTCGAACAGATGGGCCGCCGCCTGGTCTGCTCGCCGTACTTCGCCACCGTGTGCCTGGCCGCGACCGCGCTGCAGGAGAGCGGCAACGCCACCGCCTGCGCCGCGTGGCTGCCGCGCATCGCGGACGGCACCCTGCGCGCCACGCTGGCCTTCGGCGAAACCGGCATCGGCTGGGACCCTGCGCGTGTGACCGCCATCGCCCGGCGCACGGACAGCGGCTTCGTGCTGGAGGGAAGCTTCCGCCACGTGCCCGACGGCGCGCAGGCCGAGGTCCTGCTGGTCCCGGCCTTGCTCGACCAGTCACCTGCGCTGTTCGCCGTGCCGGCCGGCACGCCCGGCCTGCGCGCCACGGAACACCGCGGCATGGACCTGACACGCCGCACCGCCGAAGTGGTGCTGCCCGAAGTCCAGCTGCCGCCCGAGGCCCTCGTCGCCGAGGGGGGCCGGGCCGCCACGGCGCTGCAACGCACCGAGGCGCTGGCAGCCATCGCGCTGGCCGCCGAGCAACTGGGCGGCGCGCAGCAATGCCTGGACCTCACGCTGGCCTATGTCGCCGAACGCGTTCAGTTCGGTCGCACGCTCGCCTCGTTCCAGGCGGTCAAGCACCGCTGCGCCGAGATGATGGTGCGCATCGAGTCGACCCGCTCCGCCGTGACCGGCGCGGCGCGTGCGGCCTCCGAAGCGGATGTGACGACCGCCGAACTCCTGCTGGAAGCGGCGTGCGCCAAGTCCTTTGCGTCCGACGCCTTTTTCTTTTGTGCGCAGGAAGCCATCCAGCTGCACGGCGGCGTCGGCTTCACCTGGGAATACGACCCGCAGCTGTACTTCAAGCGCGCACAGGCCGGCACCCAGTGGCTGGGCACCCCCGACCTCCTGCGCGAACGCGCGGCCGCCGCCTTGCTGGGCGACGCCCAACACCTTTCTTGCACACCATGA
- a CDS encoding acyl-CoA dehydrogenase family protein: protein MTLATTDTDEAFRAEVAQWMQTHLVGRFACLRHRGGPGDEDAYPALRKAWEQLLAAGRWTCIGWPRAHGGRELSVARQIIFHEEYARAGGPGRMGHLGETLLGPTLIAHGSAEQQRRFLPGIVAGTDYWCQGYSEPGAGSDLANVQTRARLDADTGEWVIDGQKVWTSLAQDSQWIFVLARCEAGSRGHSGLVFLLVALDQPGVEVRPIRQITGTCEFNEVFFDGARTPAAHAVGAPGEGWKVAMALLGFERGLSWIDQQMHFEHQLALVCDAARATGADQVPALRARIGHAALGLKVMHYNTLRTMSAQLSGELSREAYINKHYWSHWHRDLGKLAMDVLGLEGDILLDDFSRTRLQQIFLFSRSDTIVAGTSEIQLNIIAERALGMPKEPRPAR, encoded by the coding sequence ATGACCCTTGCAACGACCGACACCGACGAGGCGTTCCGCGCCGAAGTGGCGCAATGGATGCAGACCCACCTCGTGGGCCGCTTCGCGTGCCTGCGCCATCGCGGCGGCCCCGGCGACGAAGACGCCTACCCCGCGCTGCGCAAGGCGTGGGAACAACTGCTGGCCGCCGGCCGCTGGACCTGCATCGGCTGGCCGCGCGCGCATGGCGGGCGCGAACTCTCCGTCGCGCGCCAGATCATCTTTCACGAAGAGTACGCACGCGCCGGTGGCCCCGGCCGCATGGGGCACCTGGGCGAAACCTTGCTGGGGCCGACCCTCATCGCCCATGGCAGCGCCGAGCAGCAGCGCCGCTTCCTGCCCGGCATCGTGGCCGGCACCGACTACTGGTGCCAGGGCTATTCCGAACCGGGTGCGGGGTCCGACCTGGCCAATGTGCAGACCCGCGCCCGGCTGGACGCCGACACCGGCGAGTGGGTGATCGACGGGCAGAAAGTCTGGACCTCGCTGGCGCAGGACTCGCAATGGATCTTCGTGCTGGCGCGCTGCGAGGCCGGCTCGCGCGGGCACTCGGGCCTGGTCTTCCTGCTGGTCGCACTGGACCAGCCCGGCGTCGAAGTCCGCCCGATCCGGCAGATCACCGGCACGTGCGAATTCAACGAGGTGTTCTTCGACGGTGCGCGCACGCCGGCGGCCCACGCCGTGGGCGCACCGGGCGAAGGCTGGAAAGTGGCGATGGCCCTGCTGGGCTTCGAGCGCGGCCTGTCGTGGATCGACCAGCAGATGCACTTCGAGCACCAGCTGGCCCTGGTGTGCGACGCGGCCCGCGCCACCGGCGCCGACCAGGTGCCTGCGCTGCGCGCGCGCATCGGCCACGCGGCACTGGGCCTGAAGGTGATGCACTACAACACGCTGCGCACGATGTCCGCACAGTTGAGCGGCGAGCTCTCGCGCGAGGCCTACATCAACAAGCACTACTGGTCGCACTGGCACCGCGACCTCGGCAAGCTGGCCATGGACGTGCTCGGCCTGGAAGGCGACATCCTCCTGGACGACTTCTCGCGCACGCGCCTGCAGCAGATCTTTCTGTTCAGCCGCTCGGACACCATCGTCGCCGGCACCAGCGAGATCCAGCTCAACATCATTGCCGAACGCGCCCTGGGCATGCCCAAGGAACCGCGCCCGGCACGCTGA
- a CDS encoding SDR family oxidoreductase, whose translation MVPLSPPPYPTTAHGLAKGKSVLITAAAGAGIGYAAARRFAEEGCRALMISDIHPRRLEEAAEKLRAETGHAHIHTQLCDVTQEDQVQALVAAAEDKLGGTDVLINNAGLGGSRRVVDMSDSEWLQVLDVTLTGTFRMTRAMLGPMQARRAGAIVNNASVIGWRAQKEQAHYAAAKAGVMALTRCSALEAAEYGVRINAIAPSIAMHDFLRKVAPADMLEMLAQKEAFGRPAEVWEMANVMVFLASDYASYLVGEVLSASSQHA comes from the coding sequence GTGGTCCCCCTTTCTCCTCCCCCCTACCCCACCACAGCGCACGGCCTTGCCAAGGGCAAGTCCGTGCTGATCACCGCAGCGGCCGGCGCTGGCATCGGCTACGCGGCGGCGCGCCGCTTCGCCGAAGAAGGCTGCCGCGCGCTGATGATCTCGGACATCCATCCGCGCCGGCTCGAGGAAGCCGCTGAAAAATTGCGCGCCGAGACCGGCCACGCCCACATCCACACCCAGTTGTGCGACGTGACGCAGGAAGACCAGGTGCAGGCCCTGGTCGCGGCAGCCGAAGACAAGCTCGGCGGCACCGATGTGCTGATCAACAACGCAGGCCTGGGCGGCTCCCGGCGCGTGGTCGACATGAGCGACTCCGAATGGCTGCAGGTGCTGGACGTCACGCTGACCGGCACCTTCCGAATGACCCGCGCCATGCTGGGGCCCATGCAGGCCCGCCGCGCCGGCGCCATCGTCAACAACGCCTCGGTGATCGGCTGGCGTGCGCAGAAGGAACAGGCGCACTACGCCGCCGCCAAGGCCGGCGTGATGGCACTCACACGCTGCAGCGCGCTCGAGGCCGCTGAATATGGTGTCCGCATCAACGCCATCGCGCCGAGCATCGCCATGCACGATTTCCTGCGCAAGGTGGCGCCGGCGGACATGCTGGAAATGCTGGCACAGAAAGAAGCGTTCGGCCGCCCTGCAGAGGTCTGGGAGATGGCCAACGTCATGGTCTTCCTGGCCAGCGACTACGCCAGCTACCTGGTCGGCGAAGTCCTCTCCGCGAGCAGCCAACATGCATGA
- a CDS encoding MaoC family dehydratase, with protein sequence MHEAQGLNPSGEVSPPRPVFASAQALVAAAGHPLGCSDWLRITQERIDQFAAATGDHQWIHVDPQRAAAGPYGATIAHGYLTLSLANLFMPQILQVDMRMGLNYGSDRVRFPAPVRVGSRLRGNGKMLTVTPLGDGGVQCVIQVTVELEGSERPACVVDSLNRYYF encoded by the coding sequence ATGCATGAAGCCCAAGGCCTGAACCCTTCCGGCGAGGTATCGCCGCCACGCCCCGTCTTCGCCTCGGCGCAGGCGCTGGTCGCGGCGGCGGGCCACCCCCTGGGATGCAGCGACTGGCTGCGCATCACTCAGGAACGCATCGACCAGTTCGCTGCCGCCACCGGCGACCACCAGTGGATCCACGTCGACCCGCAGCGGGCCGCCGCCGGACCGTACGGCGCCACCATTGCGCACGGCTACCTGACCCTGTCGCTGGCAAACCTCTTCATGCCGCAGATCCTGCAGGTCGACATGCGCATGGGCCTGAACTACGGCAGCGACCGTGTGCGCTTTCCCGCGCCGGTGCGGGTGGGCTCGCGCCTGCGCGGCAACGGGAAGATGCTCACCGTCACGCCGCTCGGGGATGGCGGCGTGCAGTGCGTCATCCAGGTCACCGTCGAGCTTGAAGGCAGCGAGCGGCCGGCCTGCGTCGTGGACAGCCTCAACCGCTACTACTTCTGA